In the Nitrospinota bacterium genome, GTTGAGGAGATTATTGAGAGGTCTGATTATATATTAGAACCTATTAGAGGGAGTAACCATTATAACCATCTTTCCGTAAGAAGCGCAATTGCCATTATCCTAGATAGACTATTAGGAACGAGATAAATTTTTATTGAGAGGAGATAAAAATGGATAAATTAGAAATGCTAGAAAAAGAACAGATGAGAATGGATTTGCCAAAATTTAATCCCGGAGATACTGTTAAAGTCTTCTTTAAGATTTTAGAGGGAGACAAAGAGAGAGTACAGTCATTCGAAGGTATTGTTATTTCAGTAAGTGGTGGACATAACAGGAAGAACTTTACGGTAAGGAAGGTTTCCTATGGTGTAGGTGTAGAGAGAAAATTTCCTTTACATTCCCCGAGAATTGAAAAGATTGAGATTACAAGAGAAGGTCGAGTAAGAAGGGCGAAGTTGTATTATTTAAGAAAGAGGGTTGGCAAGTCAGCAAGAGTTAAGGCAGAGGAAAAATTTCAATAACCTCGATTCCATTTATTATTTTAGGTAAATGGACAAATCAATGAGATTGTTTCATTTCGAGAAGTCAATCAGGCAAAAGGGATTTGAGTTAATTGCTGGTGTTGATGAAGTAGGAAGAGGTTCTTTAGCCGGTCCCGTTGTTGCTTCAGCCGTAATCTTACCACAAAAATGCAGCATTAGTGGTTTAAACGATTCTAAAAAACTCAGGCCGAAAAAAAGAGAAAGACTCTTTTCTCAGATACAAAAAGAAGCAATTAGTATTGGTATTGGCCTTGTCATGCATAGGGTCATTGATGAAATTAATATATTAGAGGCGACGAAGAGGGCGATGGTTGAAGCTATTTTTAGACTAAAGAAAAATCCTGATTATCTTCTCATAGACGGGAAAACCCCATTAGACATCTCTATTCAACAAAAGACAATTGTAAAAGGTGATTCTATTAGTGCATCAATAGCTTCTGCTTCCATTGTTGCAAAGGTTATCAGAGATAAGATTATGAATAATTATGACAGAATATTTCCTCTTTATAAGTTCTCTTCTCACAAGGGATATGCAACAAAGAATCATATAGATGCCATAA is a window encoding:
- the rplS gene encoding 50S ribosomal protein L19, which produces MDKLEMLEKEQMRMDLPKFNPGDTVKVFFKILEGDKERVQSFEGIVISVSGGHNRKNFTVRKVSYGVGVERKFPLHSPRIEKIEITREGRVRRAKLYYLRKRVGKSARVKAEEKFQ
- a CDS encoding ribonuclease HII — its product is MRLFHFEKSIRQKGFELIAGVDEVGRGSLAGPVVASAVILPQKCSISGLNDSKKLRPKKRERLFSQIQKEAISIGIGLVMHRVIDEINILEATKRAMVEAIFRLKKNPDYLLIDGKTPLDISIQQKTIVKGDSISASIASASIVAKVIRDKIMNNYDRIFPLYKFSSHKGYATKNHIDAIKNFGVCGIHRRSFKRVKEYVI